Genomic segment of Candidatus Jordarchaeales archaeon:
GTTAAAGCACTCCATCCTAAACTTGGCTCAAAACTAGTTCGCCGAATCAAACACTTTTACGAGCTTCACTTCATGCCTGGGTGTCTGCACTACTTCAGATGGTAGTAGTTTATCTTTCACGTAGACTAATGCTTCCAGCGTGACTATTGTGGTGTTAGGTACCTGCGGGGGCTTCCACGCCACACTTACCGTTTTCTCCTGCTGCTTAATCTCTCCGCTCCAAACTTTCCGTGTTTTCGTCAGAACCCTCGCAGTTAAGACAACCTTAATCGGTTGCGCCACTTTCTTCTTAACGTTGAATGCCAGTTTACTCTCTTTTCTCTCCTCCAGCATGGACGGGAGCTTGGTGAATGCGACCTTCACGAGAGGGCTGGTTGGCGGGCTTACCATGAACATTGGAGAAGTCTCCGTTAGCACGAAGGAGCCTTCCTGCGTTTTGAACTGTAGCATGGCTTGCAAGTACGTCTTCTTTCCCGCAAGCCACGGTGGAATCTCAATTTTCCCGTGAACCTTCACTCCCTTCCTAGGTTTAAGCTCAAGGCTTAACTTCTCCTCAACCTCAACTTCCCCCTGAAGTGTAAAAAGGCGGACCACCCCTCTAGCTTTTACCTGCCGCTCAGCGGCATTCTCTGCTTCGAACTCATACGCGACCTGACCACCAGCTTGCACATCCCTCACTCTAAGTGTTACCTCACTGATGGTAATCGGGGGACGAGGAGTTACATTAACCTCGACTTCTTCACTATAAACCCTAGCTCCGTCTGCCTCCAAACTTATCTTTAACTTGTGCCTTCCCTTCTCCTCCCAGGCTTTGACTGTCAGTGGCAAAACATGCATCCCTTCGTCCACGACATACTCCTTCGACGTCACGGATCCGGCCGTCAACGAAACACTTAGCTTTACCGGCTTCATAACCCCTTCAACTCTCACTTTGAGCTTCACCACAATGGTCGACGACGCTGCAACATTCTTCGGGCACTCGATGCCGGAAACCTTGACCGCCTTCTTAGGCGGAAGAGCGGTAACATGAACGACCCCCGTCTTACACTCCGCTAGAACCTCCTCACCATGAACTACACGGCACACGAAGGCGAAGCTCCCCTCCGTAACATCCTTGCCAACCTTAACCTTGCAGGACAGCCTCTTTGACTGCTTCACAACAAGCTCCCTATAATCCATTAGCCTCCTCTCCCTTCCCTCCAGGAAGATCTCAGCAAAGAAGGGGCCCGCAACGTCTGGGTTCAAGTTCACAACTTCGAAAACCGCCTTGCAAGTCTCACCCCACTTAACCACGTGCTTGGAAACACTACCGGAAACACTCAACCGAGGTCTAAGGGAAATATGTGAGACGTCGATGGCTCTTGAAACATGGGCCGCAGCGACTGCTGTTTTGCTCTCTGCACGCTCCACCCTTCTACGTGAAGAGGGCTGAATACGAGTGAGCTTTGACTGCTTTGCTGTCTTCACAGCCCTCTCTGCCTTAGTTCTATCCTGAACGACAGGAGTTTTAGGCTTCGCAACGCTTACCTGTGCTTCTCGCCTAACTTGTGCCGTTGGCGGGGTAAGCCTGGTGACTACTATAACCTTTGGCTTAGCCTCTGCCTCTCTAATGGTTACAGCCTCTTTCTTCTTGGCCTCCGCTGTCTGTGCGACAAGTTCCTGTCTTGTTGCGGTGGTCTTTGTTTCCACTGCTGCTACACTTGGCCTTTCAACTCTCACCACCGGGGTTTTATATTCTGCCACTGTTTCCCCCATGTAGAGTACTTGAAACCTAAGTGTGTACTCCCCCTCCTCGCCCGACGGAATAGGCACACTCACTACCGCAGGGATGTTTATCTTTTTCGTCAGAATAGGGGATATCTTTCCACCCTTTTCCGCTGTAACAACTAGTTTGTACTCCCCTCTAAACTCGGGAGGCCTACTCTCGACCTTCACCTTAAGCTCCCTAGTCTCCCCCACTCTGACGGTTTTAGGCGTGGTCCCAACAGTCACCTTCACGTTAGGTATCGCGGTGGCTTTAAACGTCCTAGTTTCTGCTTCGCAGCCCCCCACTCCCTCACCTTTCAAGGCAAACTTCAGACGGCACGTCTTAGTTCCATGGAACGCTTTGAGAGGGATTTTGAGGGGGAGCTGCGAGCTCGTGACAATAACAGTCTTACCTTTCCTCAAAAATATCTTCTTCACAGCCGTCTGGATCGTCTCGCTTTCATCGGCGAAGGTCACCTTCGCCACGAGCGTTGCCTGCGCATCCCCATCGCTGCTCACTTCAACAGTGAATGGTATGATCTCCTCTGCAACCACCATGGACGCTGTCGTCTCTGCTTTCATCGACACCTTGACCGCTAGCTTTGGTTTCTCTACAGATTCCACCCTTGCCTCTCCGAACGCTTCGATCAACGGGTCCCCTGGACCCGTGCAATACTTCC
This window contains:
- a CDS encoding glutamate-cysteine ligase family protein encodes the protein MHKLPFTQGIEMEVQVVDSKGRLLRGATLIQVWKHLMGNALKNLQKAVADAPAEVSDNVINVSFSEKERRGKRLPYVVVSYRTPRGAADVDVLGPDPNVSQITWILELVTPPCRFMEELEWWIKTLYSVAYDSLPSGYHLISIGFNPFEEEYRSGVTFGDHYHVGVSKEEAPAVYNMIRAFVPHLIALTVNSPFIREGVTGTVKVQRKGKVFIIGKDCVRDIRLKYNTSQMGPADKDHYIPYLESLDRRAFDSVVMREPPDDRYVDVFPFTDYGTIEVRVFDSQFSAARRLALVALLQALALKAVKLASKGVRVPRVSSSVVVENREKAILYGLMGKFFPDKGLKEKEASFYNTSPSGEPYSKLFEAVRGMLKYVEEEVDELGFQDYLKPFLVSVYGSDKLEPPCSPADYLLYLYSSSGGDMGVVARSLMEITRKYCTGPGDPLIEAFGEARVESVEKPKLAVKVSMKAETTASMVVAEEIIPFTVEVSSDGDAQATLVAKVTFADESETIQTAVKKIFLRKGKTVIVTSSQLPLKIPLKAFHGTKTCRLKFALKGEGVGGCEAETRTFKATAIPNVKVTVGTTPKTVRVGETRELKVKVESRPPEFRGEYKLVVTAEKGGKISPILTKKINIPAVVSVPIPSGEEGEYTLRFQVLYMGETVAEYKTPVVRVERPSVAAVETKTTATRQELVAQTAEAKKKEAVTIREAEAKPKVIVVTRLTPPTAQVRREAQVSVAKPKTPVVQDRTKAERAVKTAKQSKLTRIQPSSRRRVERAESKTAVAAAHVSRAIDVSHISLRPRLSVSGSVSKHVVKWGETCKAVFEVVNLNPDVAGPFFAEIFLEGRERRLMDYRELVVKQSKRLSCKVKVGKDVTEGSFAFVCRVVHGEEVLAECKTGVVHVTALPPKKAVKVSGIECPKNVAASSTIVVKLKVRVEGVMKPVKLSVSLTAGSVTSKEYVVDEGMHVLPLTVKAWEEKGRHKLKISLEADGARVYSEEVEVNVTPRPPITISEVTLRVRDVQAGGQVAYEFEAENAAERQVKARGVVRLFTLQGEVEVEEKLSLELKPRKGVKVHGKIEIPPWLAGKKTYLQAMLQFKTQEGSFVLTETSPMFMVSPPTSPLVKVAFTKLPSMLEERKESKLAFNVKKKVAQPIKVVLTARVLTKTRKVWSGEIKQQEKTVSVAWKPPQVPNTTIVTLEALVYVKDKLLPSEVVQTPRHEVKLVKVFDSAN